In one window of Pseudomonas chlororaphis subsp. chlororaphis DNA:
- a CDS encoding precorrin-8X methylmutase, which produces MIDYIRDGQEIYRNSFAIIREEARLDRIPADLEKLAVRVIHACGMVDAIDGLQFSEGAGKAGRAALAAGAPILCDARMVSEGITRARLPANNQVICTLRDESVPELARELGNTRSAVALELWRPYLEGSVVVIGNAPTALFYLLEMLDAGASKPALILGFPVGFVGAAESKAMLAADSRGVPFVIMQGRLGGSAMAAAAVNALATEIE; this is translated from the coding sequence ATGATTGATTACATCCGCGACGGTCAGGAGATCTATCGCAACTCCTTCGCGATCATTCGCGAGGAGGCCAGGCTCGATCGCATCCCCGCGGACCTGGAAAAGCTCGCGGTGCGGGTGATCCACGCCTGCGGCATGGTCGATGCCATCGACGGCCTGCAGTTCTCCGAAGGCGCGGGTAAGGCCGGGCGCGCTGCCCTGGCCGCTGGCGCGCCGATTCTCTGCGATGCGCGCATGGTCTCCGAAGGCATTACCCGCGCCCGTCTGCCGGCGAACAATCAGGTGATCTGCACCCTGCGCGACGAAAGCGTGCCGGAGCTGGCCCGCGAGCTGGGCAACACCCGCTCGGCGGTGGCCCTGGAACTGTGGCGGCCGTACCTGGAAGGCAGCGTGGTGGTGATCGGCAACGCCCCGACCGCGCTGTTCTACCTGCTGGAAATGCTCGACGCCGGCGCGTCGAAACCGGCGCTGATCCTCGGTTTCCCGGTAGGTTTCGTCGGCGCGGCCGAGTCCAAGGCGATGCTCGCCGCCGACAGCCGCGGCGTGCCTTTTGTGATCATGCAAGGCCGCCTGGGCGGCAGCGCCATGGCCGCCGCCGCCGTCAACGCCCTGGCCACGGAGATCGAATGA
- a CDS encoding precorrin-2 C(20)-methyltransferase, with the protein MQQPGRLIGLGVGPGDPELITVKALRLLRESPVVAYFVAKGKKGNAFGIIEAHLQGAQTLVPLVYPVTTEVLPAPLSYEQVISDFYDSAAEDLAKHLDAGRDVAVICEGDPFFYGSYMYLHDRLAERYPAEVVPGVCSMLGGASVLGAPLVYRNQSLSVLSGVLPHDELKRRLADADAAVVMKLGRNFPKVRQVLEELGLAERALYVERATMANQKIVPLDEVQPMSSPYFSLIIVPGERWQG; encoded by the coding sequence ATGCAGCAACCTGGACGTTTGATCGGCCTGGGCGTCGGCCCCGGTGATCCGGAACTGATTACCGTCAAGGCCCTGCGCCTGCTGCGCGAATCGCCGGTGGTGGCGTACTTCGTCGCCAAGGGTAAAAAGGGCAATGCCTTCGGCATCATCGAAGCACACCTGCAAGGCGCGCAGACCCTGGTGCCGCTGGTCTACCCGGTGACCACCGAAGTGCTGCCGGCGCCGCTGTCCTATGAGCAAGTGATCAGCGACTTCTATGACAGCGCCGCCGAAGACTTGGCCAAGCATCTGGACGCCGGCCGCGACGTGGCGGTGATCTGCGAAGGCGACCCGTTCTTCTACGGTTCCTACATGTACCTGCACGACCGCCTGGCCGAGCGTTACCCGGCCGAAGTGGTGCCGGGGGTGTGCTCGATGCTCGGTGGCGCCTCGGTGCTGGGCGCGCCGCTGGTGTATCGCAACCAGAGCCTGTCGGTGCTCTCCGGCGTGTTGCCCCATGACGAACTCAAGCGCCGCCTGGCCGATGCCGACGCGGCGGTGGTGATGAAGCTGGGGCGCAACTTCCCCAAGGTGCGCCAGGTGCTCGAAGAGCTGGGCCTGGCCGAGCGCGCGCTGTACGTCGAGCGCGCGACCATGGCCAACCAGAAGATCGTGCCGCTGGATGAAGTGCAGCCGATGTCCTCGCCGTATTTCTCGTTGATCATCGTGCCCGGTGAAAGGTGGCAAGGTTGA
- the cobJ gene encoding precorrin-3B C(17)-methyltransferase, giving the protein MARSAPAIVILGQGSLATARKLQQLYPDALIHGLAERVEGADRPYQEFGATLRQLYQQDTPIIALCAAGIVIRTLAPLLLEKGAEPPVLAVAEDGSAVVPLLGGLGGVNVMAREIAAGLGVAAAITTSGELRFGTCLLNPPSGYALGDLELGKRFVSDLLGGESVRIEGAAPWLAEARLPEDRHARLTIRVGSAEREPAANELLIYPRSVLIACNGNIAGADALREALHQKQIAVQSVACLLAADSDMASPALREAAAELGVPLRFAPATGSVAELAQQAVPQLLPPLSVGEDIAIAVASQPLDPQQIGRPRGRLAVIGLGPGAAELMVPAVKAELARANDILGYETYVRMAGPFRADQVMHCTDNREEMQRARHAFELAAQGRSVVVVSSGDPGVFAMAAAVLEALHESSEPGWHRVELEILPGVSASLATAAQAGAPLGHDFCVLSLSDNLKPWAIIEKRLDLASQADLALAFYNPISRSRPWQLGRALEIVRQHRTADTPVVLGRDIGRPGQTLRVITLGELTPEQVDMRTMVLVGSSTTCVFPKAGGGEWVYTPRWYGQKP; this is encoded by the coding sequence ATGGCCCGTTCCGCACCGGCCATCGTCATCCTTGGCCAAGGCAGCCTGGCGACTGCGCGCAAGCTTCAGCAGCTGTACCCGGATGCGCTGATCCACGGCCTGGCCGAACGGGTCGAGGGCGCCGACCGCCCGTACCAGGAGTTCGGCGCGACCTTGCGTCAGCTGTATCAACAGGACACGCCGATCATCGCCCTGTGCGCTGCAGGCATCGTCATCCGCACCCTGGCGCCGCTGCTGCTGGAGAAGGGCGCGGAGCCGCCGGTGCTGGCCGTGGCCGAAGACGGCAGCGCCGTGGTGCCGTTGCTCGGTGGCCTGGGCGGAGTGAACGTCATGGCCCGGGAAATCGCCGCCGGCCTGGGTGTGGCGGCGGCCATCACCACCAGCGGCGAGCTGCGCTTCGGCACCTGCCTGCTCAACCCACCGAGCGGCTATGCCCTGGGTGATCTGGAGCTGGGCAAGCGTTTCGTCTCCGATCTGCTGGGCGGTGAAAGCGTGCGCATCGAAGGCGCCGCGCCCTGGCTGGCCGAGGCCCGGTTGCCGGAAGACCGGCATGCCCGGCTGACCATCCGCGTCGGTTCGGCCGAGCGCGAGCCCGCCGCCAACGAACTGCTGATCTATCCGCGCAGTGTGCTGATCGCCTGCAACGGCAATATCGCTGGTGCCGATGCGCTGCGTGAGGCCTTGCACCAGAAGCAGATCGCCGTGCAATCCGTCGCCTGCCTGCTGGCCGCTGACAGCGACATGGCCAGCCCGGCCTTGCGCGAAGCCGCTGCCGAGCTGGGCGTGCCCCTGCGTTTCGCCCCGGCGACGGGCAGCGTCGCCGAGCTGGCGCAACAGGCTGTGCCGCAACTGCTGCCGCCGCTCAGCGTGGGTGAAGACATCGCCATTGCCGTGGCCAGCCAGCCGCTGGACCCGCAGCAGATCGGCCGCCCCCGTGGCCGCCTGGCGGTGATCGGCCTGGGCCCTGGCGCCGCCGAGCTGATGGTGCCGGCGGTGAAAGCCGAACTGGCGCGGGCCAACGATATCCTCGGCTACGAAACCTATGTGCGCATGGCCGGCCCGTTCCGCGCCGACCAGGTCATGCACTGCACCGACAACCGCGAAGAAATGCAGCGTGCCCGCCACGCCTTCGAGCTCGCGGCCCAAGGCCGTTCGGTAGTGGTGGTGTCCTCCGGCGACCCGGGGGTGTTCGCCATGGCCGCGGCGGTGCTGGAAGCGCTGCACGAATCCAGCGAGCCGGGCTGGCATCGGGTCGAGCTGGAAATCCTTCCCGGAGTTTCCGCTTCCCTGGCTACCGCCGCACAGGCTGGCGCGCCCCTGGGCCACGACTTCTGCGTGCTGTCCCTGTCGGACAACCTCAAGCCCTGGGCAATCATCGAGAAGCGCCTGGACCTGGCGTCCCAGGCCGACCTGGCCTTGGCGTTCTATAACCCGATCTCGCGCTCGCGCCCTTGGCAACTGGGGCGCGCGTTGGAGATCGTGCGCCAGCACCGCACCGCGGATACGCCGGTGGTGCTGGGGCGGGATATCGGGCGTCCGGGGCAGACGTTGCGCGTTATCACCTTGGGCGAGCTGACACCGGAGCAGGTGGATATGCGCACTATGGTGTTGGTGGGGTCATCCACGACCTGTGTGTTTCCCAAGGCTGGAGGGGGGGAGTGGGTGTATACGCCGAGGTGGTACGGGCAGAAACCTTAG
- a CDS encoding MarC family protein yields the protein MLHVLFSVYLKMLVLYSPFFVLSCFISLTRGYSSKERRRLAWNVALATLASSVLLYLFGRVIFNVFGITVDAFRIGAGSVLFISALGMAQGKSAIQTDNVQQDVTIVPLTIPLTVGPGTIGALLVMGVGQPHWDDKLTAILSIALASFTVGVVLYLSNRIERILGEQGLQIVSRLMGLFVCALAAQIIFTGVKGYLG from the coding sequence ATGCTCCATGTGCTGTTCAGCGTGTACCTGAAGATGCTGGTGCTCTACAGCCCCTTCTTCGTCCTGTCCTGCTTCATCAGCCTGACCCGCGGCTACTCCAGCAAGGAGCGTCGGCGCCTGGCGTGGAACGTCGCCCTGGCGACCCTGGCCTCCAGCGTGCTGCTGTATCTGTTCGGACGGGTGATCTTCAATGTGTTCGGCATCACCGTGGACGCCTTCCGCATCGGCGCCGGCAGCGTGCTGTTCATCTCGGCCCTGGGCATGGCCCAGGGCAAGTCGGCGATCCAGACCGACAACGTGCAGCAGGACGTGACCATAGTGCCGCTGACCATCCCCCTGACCGTCGGCCCCGGCACCATCGGCGCCCTGCTGGTGATGGGCGTCGGCCAGCCGCACTGGGACGACAAACTCACCGCGATCCTCAGCATCGCCTTGGCCAGCTTCACGGTCGGCGTGGTGCTCTACCTGTCCAACCGCATCGAACGCATCCTGGGCGAGCAAGGCTTGCAGATCGTCAGCCGACTGATGGGCCTGTTCGTCTGCGCCCTGGCGGCGCAGATCATCTTTACCGGGGTCAAGGGGTATCTGGGGTAG
- a CDS encoding hybrid sensor histidine kinase/response regulator, with the protein MRWLRTAIGFTVTLLTLLCLIPAQAAQGSNWAVLLDEQADLQLSDIRSPRYTNQFSPIELERITAAEPGGALWLRFKLQPGKHEQLLRIFAPDLSRLDMYVLDGDNLVEQLTSGTQQPQAERPLPSSDFMLPLPQNQKTLDVYLRLVSDHQLRPYITLQPAVMTAANQGQSVLYGLLFGCMGMLMLHNLVRYAYTRSRSSLWLASCEALVMLSLALMLNLFGPWLPDWHAIQTPGAYLALLLTTPCGLMFVYRFFAPLGPHPLNKLLLVDILMVGLCSLLLLFVDSLPLNLITYGLVALVGLSMLFIAGYHWHKGYRPARYFVAGMGIFNIGALIVLPALLGLTMVAPQGLIITLLVTMCLSGWAMSIALGERQRSITENEFSVSRDLAASNAEVNAKAEFLAKISHEIRTPMNGVLGMTELLLGTPLSVKQRDYVQTIHSAGNELLTLINEILDISKLESGQIELDDVQFDLNALIEDCLSIFRAKAEQQNVELISFIQPQVPRVISGDPTRLRQAMLSLLENALKKTDEGEVLVVVALDERTSKPRLRIAVQDSGQPMEAEERDALLHSELHSKNFLASTRLGGNLGLVIARQLILLMHGEFGVKTSANQGSTLWLTLPLDPERLEHPTSDLDGPLQGARVLVVDDNDTCRKVLVQQCSAWGLNVSAVPSGKEALALLRTKAHLRDYFDVVLLDQNMPGMTGMQLAAKIKEDPSLNHDILLIMLTGISNAPSKVIARNAGVKRILAKPVAGYTLKTTLADELTQRNKGQLVPHQPHSLSGVAVPVKVPSDFRILVAEDNSISTKVIRGMLGKLNLQPDTASNGEEALQAMKAQRYDLVLMDCEMPILDGFSATQQLRAWEVGNQRVRTPVVALTAHILTEHKERARQAGMDGHMAKPVELSQLRELIEHWVAQRDLQDRTTAQPS; encoded by the coding sequence GTGCGCTGGCTCAGGACTGCCATAGGTTTCACCGTCACTCTGCTGACCCTGCTCTGCTTGATCCCGGCCCAGGCCGCACAAGGCAGTAACTGGGCCGTTTTGCTCGATGAACAGGCCGACCTGCAACTGAGCGATATCCGCTCCCCGCGCTACACCAATCAATTCAGCCCGATCGAACTGGAACGCATCACCGCCGCCGAACCCGGAGGCGCGTTATGGCTGCGTTTCAAACTGCAACCGGGCAAGCACGAACAACTGCTGCGGATCTTCGCGCCCGACCTGTCACGCCTGGACATGTATGTGCTGGACGGCGACAACCTGGTTGAGCAACTGACCTCCGGCACCCAGCAGCCCCAGGCCGAACGGCCTTTGCCCAGCAGCGACTTCATGCTGCCGCTGCCGCAGAACCAGAAGACCCTCGATGTCTACCTGCGCCTGGTCTCCGACCATCAGTTGCGCCCTTACATCACCCTGCAACCGGCGGTCATGACCGCAGCCAATCAAGGCCAGAGCGTGCTGTACGGCCTGCTGTTCGGCTGCATGGGCATGCTGATGCTGCACAACCTGGTGCGCTACGCCTACACCCGTTCGCGCAGCAGCCTGTGGCTGGCGTCCTGCGAAGCCCTGGTGATGCTCAGCCTGGCGCTGATGCTCAACCTGTTCGGCCCCTGGCTGCCGGACTGGCACGCGATACAGACCCCTGGCGCCTACCTGGCGCTGTTGCTGACTACCCCTTGCGGGCTGATGTTCGTCTATCGCTTTTTTGCCCCGCTGGGCCCGCACCCACTGAACAAGCTGCTGCTGGTCGACATCCTGATGGTCGGTCTGTGCAGCCTGTTGCTGCTGTTCGTCGATTCACTCCCGCTGAACCTCATCACCTACGGCCTGGTGGCCCTGGTCGGCCTGAGCATGCTGTTCATCGCCGGTTATCACTGGCACAAAGGTTACCGCCCGGCGCGCTACTTCGTGGCCGGCATGGGCATCTTCAACATCGGCGCGCTGATCGTGCTGCCGGCGCTGCTGGGGCTGACCATGGTCGCGCCCCAGGGCCTGATCATTACCTTGCTGGTAACCATGTGCCTGAGCGGGTGGGCGATGAGCATCGCCCTGGGCGAGCGCCAGCGCAGCATCACCGAGAACGAGTTCAGCGTCAGCCGCGACCTCGCCGCCAGCAACGCCGAGGTCAATGCCAAGGCCGAGTTCCTGGCCAAGATCAGCCACGAGATCCGCACACCGATGAACGGCGTGCTGGGCATGACCGAGCTGCTGCTGGGCACGCCACTGTCGGTCAAGCAACGCGACTACGTGCAGACCATCCACAGTGCCGGCAACGAGCTGCTGACCCTGATCAACGAGATCCTCGACATCTCCAAGCTCGAGTCCGGGCAGATCGAGCTGGACGACGTGCAGTTCGACCTCAATGCACTGATCGAAGACTGCCTGAGTATTTTCCGCGCCAAGGCCGAGCAGCAGAACGTCGAGCTGATCAGCTTCATCCAGCCGCAGGTGCCACGCGTGATCAGCGGCGACCCGACGCGCTTGCGCCAGGCCATGCTCAGCCTGTTGGAAAACGCCCTGAAGAAGACCGACGAAGGCGAGGTCCTGGTGGTGGTCGCGCTGGACGAGCGCACCAGCAAACCGCGCCTGCGCATTGCCGTGCAGGACAGCGGCCAGCCGATGGAAGCCGAAGAACGCGATGCCCTGCTGCATTCGGAACTGCACAGCAAGAACTTCCTCGCCAGCACCCGCCTGGGCGGCAATCTCGGCCTGGTCATCGCCCGTCAGCTGATCCTGCTGATGCATGGCGAGTTCGGGGTCAAGACCAGCGCCAACCAGGGCAGCACCCTGTGGCTGACCCTGCCGCTGGACCCTGAGCGCCTGGAGCACCCGACGTCCGACCTGGATGGCCCGCTGCAAGGCGCCCGGGTGCTGGTGGTGGACGACAACGACACCTGCCGCAAGGTCCTGGTGCAGCAATGCAGCGCCTGGGGCCTGAACGTCAGCGCCGTGCCTTCGGGCAAGGAAGCCCTGGCCCTGCTGCGCACCAAGGCGCACCTGCGCGACTACTTCGATGTGGTGCTGCTCGACCAGAACATGCCCGGCATGACCGGCATGCAACTGGCGGCCAAGATCAAGGAAGACCCGAGCCTGAACCACGACATCCTGCTGATCATGCTCACCGGCATCAGCAACGCGCCGAGCAAGGTCATCGCGCGCAACGCCGGGGTCAAGCGCATCCTCGCCAAACCGGTGGCCGGCTACACCCTCAAGACCACCCTGGCCGACGAGCTGACCCAGCGCAACAAGGGCCAACTGGTCCCCCATCAGCCCCATTCGCTGAGCGGGGTTGCGGTGCCGGTCAAGGTGCCGAGCGACTTCCGCATCCTGGTCGCCGAGGACAACAGCATCTCCACCAAGGTGATTCGCGGCATGCTCGGCAAGCTCAACCTGCAGCCCGATACCGCGAGCAACGGCGAAGAAGCCTTGCAAGCGATGAAGGCCCAGCGCTACGACCTGGTGCTGATGGACTGCGAAATGCCGATCCTCGACGGTTTCTCCGCCACCCAGCAACTGCGGGCCTGGGAAGTCGGCAACCAGCGCGTGCGCACGCCGGTGGTGGCGCTGACCGCGCACATCCTCACCGAGCACAAGGAGCGCGCGCGGCAGGCCGGCATGGATGGGCACATGGCCAAGCCGGTGGAACTGTCGCAACTGCGCGAACTGATCGAACACTGGGTGGCGCAGCGCGACCTGCAGGACCGCACCACGGCGCAACCGTCCTGA
- the purD gene encoding phosphoribosylamine--glycine ligase, whose translation MNVLIIGSGGREHALAWKVAQDPRVEKVFVAPGNAGTAIEAKCENVAIDVLALEQLADFAEKNVSLTIVGPEVPLVAGVVDLFRSRGLDCFGPTAGAAQLEGSKAFTKDFLARHKIPTADYQNFTEIEPALAYLREKGAPIVIKADGLAAGKGVIVAMTLSEAEDAVRDMLAGNAFGDAGSRVVIEEFLDGEEASFIVMVDGKNVLPMATSQDHKRVGDGDSGPNTGGMGAYSPAPVVTADVHQRVMDQVIWPTVRGMADEGNVYTGFLYAGLMIDKAGNPKVIEFNCRFGDPETQPVMLRLQSSLVLLVEAALAQALDKVEAQWDPRPSLGIVLAAGGYPGDYAKGAVIEGLDAAAKLEGKVFHAGTALKDGQVVTSGGRVLCATALGESVGAAQQQAYQLAAKIDWQGCFYRKDIGYRAIARERGESQE comes from the coding sequence ATGAATGTACTGATCATTGGTAGCGGCGGTCGTGAACACGCCCTGGCCTGGAAAGTCGCTCAAGACCCACGGGTCGAGAAAGTCTTCGTTGCCCCGGGCAACGCCGGCACCGCCATCGAAGCCAAGTGCGAGAACGTGGCCATCGACGTATTGGCCCTCGAGCAGCTGGCCGACTTTGCCGAGAAGAACGTGTCCCTGACCATCGTCGGTCCGGAAGTACCGCTGGTGGCTGGTGTGGTCGACCTGTTCCGCTCCCGTGGCCTGGATTGCTTCGGTCCGACCGCTGGCGCGGCCCAGCTGGAAGGCTCGAAAGCCTTCACCAAGGATTTCCTGGCGCGCCACAAGATCCCGACCGCCGACTACCAGAACTTCACCGAGATCGAGCCGGCCCTGGCCTATCTGCGGGAAAAAGGCGCGCCGATCGTGATCAAGGCCGACGGCCTGGCCGCCGGTAAAGGCGTGATCGTCGCCATGACCCTGAGCGAGGCCGAAGACGCCGTGCGCGACATGCTGGCCGGCAATGCCTTCGGCGACGCCGGTTCGCGCGTGGTGATCGAAGAGTTCCTCGACGGCGAGGAAGCCAGCTTCATCGTCATGGTCGACGGCAAGAACGTGCTGCCCATGGCCACCAGCCAGGACCACAAACGCGTCGGCGACGGCGACAGCGGCCCGAACACCGGCGGCATGGGGGCCTACTCCCCTGCCCCGGTGGTCACCGCCGACGTGCACCAGCGCGTGATGGACCAGGTGATCTGGCCGACCGTGCGCGGCATGGCCGACGAAGGCAACGTCTACACCGGTTTCCTGTACGCCGGCCTGATGATCGACAAGGCCGGCAACCCGAAAGTCATCGAGTTCAACTGCCGCTTCGGCGATCCGGAAACCCAACCGGTGATGCTGCGCCTGCAATCGAGCCTGGTGCTGCTGGTCGAGGCCGCCCTGGCCCAGGCGCTGGACAAGGTCGAAGCGCAATGGGATCCACGTCCGAGCCTGGGCATCGTCCTGGCCGCCGGCGGCTATCCTGGTGACTACGCCAAAGGCGCGGTGATCGAAGGCCTGGACGCGGCCGCCAAACTGGAAGGCAAAGTCTTCCACGCCGGCACCGCGCTCAAGGACGGTCAGGTGGTAACCTCCGGCGGCCGCGTGCTCTGCGCCACCGCCCTGGGCGAAAGCGTGGGTGCCGCGCAGCAGCAGGCCTACCAACTGGCAGCTAAGATCGATTGGCAAGGCTGCTTCTACCGCAAAGACATCGGTTACCGGGCCATTGCCCGCGAGCGTGGCGAAAGTCAGGAGTAA
- the purH gene encoding bifunctional phosphoribosylaminoimidazolecarboxamide formyltransferase/IMP cyclohydrolase, translated as MTDQTTRLPIRRALISVSDKTGILEFAKELEALGVEILSTGGTFKLLQDNGVAAVEVADYTGFAEMMDGRVKTLHPKIHGGILGRRGIDDAIMNEHGIKPIDLVAVNLYPFEATISKPGCDLPTAIENIDIGGPTMVRSAAKNHKDVAIVVNASDYGQVLESLKAGGLTYAQRFDLMLKAFEHTAAYDGMIANYMGTVNQAAETLTTEGRSEFPRTFNSQFIKAQEMRYGENPHQSAAFYVEAKPAEVGIATATQLQGKELSYNNVADTDAALECVKSFVKPACVIVKHANPCGVAVSPDAEGGIRQAYELAYATDTESAFGGIIAFNRELDAETAKAIVERQFVEVIIAPSVSEEARAVVAAKANVRLLACGEWSADRVPAWDYKRVNGGLLVQSRDIGMIGADDLKVVTKRAPTEQEIHDLIFAWKVAKFVKSNAIVYAKNRQTIGVGAGQMSRVNSARIAAIKAEHAGLQVQGAVMASDAFFPFRDGIDNAAKVGITAVIQPGGSMRDNEVIAAADEAGIAMVFTGMRHFRH; from the coding sequence ATGACCGACCAGACTACCCGCCTGCCGATCCGCCGCGCCTTGATCAGTGTTTCCGACAAGACCGGGATCCTCGAATTCGCCAAGGAGCTGGAAGCCCTGGGCGTGGAGATCCTCTCCACCGGCGGGACCTTCAAACTGCTGCAGGACAACGGCGTGGCCGCAGTGGAAGTCGCGGATTACACCGGTTTCGCGGAAATGATGGACGGCCGGGTGAAGACCCTGCACCCGAAAATCCACGGCGGTATCCTCGGTCGTCGCGGTATCGACGACGCCATCATGAACGAGCACGGCATCAAGCCGATCGACCTGGTAGCGGTCAACCTCTACCCGTTCGAAGCCACCATCTCCAAGCCGGGCTGTGACCTGCCGACCGCCATCGAGAACATCGACATCGGCGGCCCGACCATGGTCCGCTCGGCGGCCAAGAACCACAAAGACGTGGCCATCGTGGTCAACGCCAGCGACTACGGCCAGGTGCTGGAAAGCCTCAAGGCCGGCGGCCTGACCTACGCCCAGCGTTTCGACCTGATGCTCAAGGCCTTCGAACACACCGCGGCCTATGACGGCATGATCGCCAACTACATGGGCACCGTGAACCAGGCAGCCGAAACCCTGACCACCGAAGGCCGCAGCGAATTCCCGCGCACCTTCAACAGCCAGTTCATCAAGGCCCAGGAAATGCGCTACGGCGAGAACCCGCACCAGAGCGCGGCGTTCTACGTGGAAGCCAAGCCTGCCGAAGTCGGCATCGCCACCGCCACCCAGCTGCAAGGCAAGGAACTGTCGTACAACAACGTGGCCGACACCGACGCCGCGCTGGAATGCGTGAAGAGCTTCGTCAAGCCCGCCTGTGTGATCGTCAAGCACGCCAACCCGTGCGGCGTGGCCGTGAGCCCGGACGCCGAAGGCGGTATCCGCCAGGCCTACGAACTGGCCTACGCCACCGACACCGAATCGGCCTTCGGCGGCATCATCGCCTTCAACCGCGAACTGGACGCCGAGACCGCCAAGGCCATCGTCGAGCGTCAGTTCGTTGAAGTGATCATTGCCCCAAGCGTCAGCGAAGAAGCTCGCGCCGTGGTGGCAGCCAAAGCCAACGTGCGCCTGCTGGCCTGCGGCGAGTGGTCGGCGGACCGCGTTCCGGCCTGGGACTACAAGCGCGTCAACGGTGGCCTGCTGGTGCAGAGCCGCGATATCGGCATGATCGGCGCCGACGACCTGAAAGTGGTGACCAAGCGCGCCCCGACCGAACAGGAAATCCACGACCTGATCTTCGCCTGGAAAGTGGCCAAGTTCGTCAAATCCAACGCCATCGTCTACGCCAAGAACCGTCAGACCATCGGCGTCGGCGCCGGCCAGATGAGCCGCGTGAACTCCGCCCGTATCGCCGCGATCAAGGCTGAACACGCCGGCCTGCAAGTGCAGGGCGCAGTCATGGCGTCCGATGCGTTCTTCCCGTTCCGCGACGGCATCGACAACGCGGCCAAGGTCGGCATCACCGCAGTGATCCAGCCAGGCGGCTCGATGCGCGACAACGAAGTGATCGCCGCCGCCGACGAAGCCGGAATCGCAATGGTATTCACCGGAATGCGCCACTTCCGCCACTAA
- the fis gene encoding DNA-binding transcriptional regulator Fis, with amino-acid sequence MTMMTETLVSGTAPVSDNVNLKQHLNTPSEEGQTLRGSVEKALHNYFAHLEGAAVTDVYNLVLSEVEAPLLESVMNYVKGNQTKASELLGLNRGTLRKKLKQYDLL; translated from the coding sequence ATGACGATGATGACCGAGACTTTAGTGAGTGGAACAGCACCCGTGAGCGACAACGTGAATTTGAAACAGCACCTCAATACGCCGAGCGAAGAAGGCCAGACCCTTCGCGGGAGTGTCGAGAAGGCGCTGCACAATTATTTCGCCCACCTTGAGGGCGCGGCCGTCACGGACGTGTACAACCTGGTGCTCTCCGAAGTCGAGGCTCCTTTGCTCGAAAGCGTGATGAACTACGTCAAGGGCAACCAGACCAAGGCCAGCGAGCTGCTCGGTCTGAACCGCGGCACCCTGCGCAAGAAACTCAAGCAGTACGATTTGCTGTAA
- the dusB gene encoding tRNA dihydrouridine synthase DusB encodes MSAVRIGPYTLHNGLILAPMAGVTDQPFRQLCKRLGAGLVVSEMVTSDMSLWNSRKSRLRMIHEGDPEPRSVQIAGGDAQMLADAARANVELGAQIIDINMGCPAKKVCNKAAGSALLKDEDLVNEILQAVVAAVDVPVTLKIRTGWDRANKNGLTVAKIAEQAGITALAVHGRTRADLYTGVAEYDTIAAIKQAVSIPVFANGDIDSPEKARYVLDATGADGLLIGRAAQGRPWIFREIEHFLRTGQTLPAPELFEVERILLEHLAALHAFYGDVMGVRIARKHVGWYLATLPGAREFRAHFNRLEDTEAQCANVREFFAERYKSLVTGDGEGVAA; translated from the coding sequence ATGTCGGCGGTACGCATCGGCCCATATACATTGCACAACGGCTTGATTCTCGCCCCCATGGCGGGCGTCACCGACCAGCCCTTTCGTCAGCTTTGCAAGCGGCTGGGTGCAGGCCTTGTAGTCTCGGAAATGGTCACCAGCGACATGAGTTTGTGGAACAGTCGCAAATCGCGCCTGCGCATGATCCACGAGGGCGATCCCGAGCCGCGCTCGGTACAGATTGCCGGTGGCGATGCACAGATGCTGGCGGATGCCGCCCGCGCCAACGTCGAGTTGGGCGCACAGATTATTGATATCAACATGGGTTGCCCGGCGAAGAAGGTCTGCAACAAGGCCGCCGGCTCCGCGTTACTGAAAGATGAAGATCTGGTGAACGAGATCCTGCAGGCCGTGGTGGCCGCAGTCGATGTGCCGGTCACCCTGAAGATCCGTACCGGCTGGGACCGGGCGAACAAGAACGGCCTGACGGTGGCGAAGATCGCCGAACAGGCAGGCATCACGGCATTGGCGGTCCATGGCCGGACCCGGGCCGACCTGTACACGGGCGTTGCCGAGTACGACACCATCGCTGCGATCAAGCAGGCGGTGTCGATCCCGGTCTTCGCCAACGGCGATATCGACTCGCCCGAGAAGGCCCGCTACGTCCTCGACGCTACCGGTGCCGACGGACTGTTGATTGGCCGGGCCGCTCAGGGGCGGCCATGGATTTTTCGTGAGATCGAACATTTTCTGCGTACCGGTCAAACCCTGCCGGCACCTGAACTGTTCGAGGTGGAACGTATTCTGCTTGAGCATCTGGCCGCGCTGCATGCCTTCTATGGCGATGTCATGGGCGTACGCATTGCTCGCAAGCATGTGGGCTGGTATCTCGCAACTCTGCCGGGCGCCAGGGAGTTTCGCGCCCACTTCAATCGTTTGGAAGATACGGAAGCACAGTGCGCCAACGTTCGTGAGTTCTTTGCCGAGCGTTACAAGAGCCTGGTGACAGGGGACGGAGAAGGGGTGGCCGCATGA